gttttgtggtacagggtcacaaatgatatTCTGAGAAGAAATCCCACTTTAATGTTGATAAAGTTGTGTTGAAGATAAAAAATTTGGTTGCAGGATGAGGAGAAAGTCAAGAGCTGCCTACTGGATTGTCATGGTTACTAAAAGGTGCGCAACTGATACAAACTGGAGactcattaatattttattggctTGTAATTCAAAACTTATAGAAGTATTCCTAAGTTGAAATCTAATACCTCATTGAAAGCAGACTTTGTGTTTGTAAATCTAATTAGGACACCTGATATCTCACTACGTGGCACTGTATCAAATTTCTGAGCAAAACAGCTGAGAGAAAAGCAGTTTTTAGTTTAAAGACGTATTTTTCCTCTTGCGACTTAATGCTGAAATGTTGCTTGAGGGCGTTCATACAATGTAACTAACAGCTTTGGTTAAGGTTTTAGTCTCACAGTCATAAAGCACTGTAATATCTGACAAGATCTGACAGAATTAGATCTTGTATTTACTAATATTAAACATCAGTTTCTTCAGAAACAACTGAAGAGTTTCAAAACAGGAGTTTTATAGTTATGTCATCTGGTGAGCTGAAGAAGCACCATTAATTAGATTTAATCCCACAGTGACTTTTGCATTTCCCAGGAGCTTTGAAGAGATAAAAACAATCGTACATTGTGCTCCAGAGCACATATGCCAGTAACACAACATAAGTGAACGTATAACAGAAGAACAGCTTGATTTCCAGACGCTGTGACTCATCTTAATGATACTGTTACCTTAGGATGTTTAGTAAAAATACTGAGGATAATGAAAAAGCATGAAGTGAGGAGGAGTGTTATACCAGATGGGAGATATAATGGGTGTTACATTAAAGTATAATGTATAACTTGAGGTTGAATATGCAATTTGAGCCCATTTCTGGAATCGGTCATGTAAAATTATATGGTAAACATGCACTAAAAAAGCGGACTAATTAAACAGAAGCTTTATGCAAATTCCATGGTGAAttttgaatagtttttgttgttttaaattaaaaaaatatatcaaaatataactgaaataaaataagtactgaataagtactaaaaaaaaagtactgaaacGACTATATACactgccttgcgaaagtattcaaccctcttcatttattttgcagccttatgttaaacagcttttttttttcttttttcacatcAATCCCTCCATACAcgatgacaaaacaaaaaactgatttatgacaactttgcaaatttattgaaattaaaattaaaaaactgaaaaaaagtgcattgcataagtattcattcTGGGACACTTCAAATTTAGCTTAGGAGcactcatattgcttgtagatgttactacactgagtggagttaacctgtggcaaattcaactGAATGGGCATGATTTGGAAAGACtcaaagggtatgaatacttatgcaatggaataatgtcagtttttatttctaataaatttgcaaatttgttacaaatctgtttttttttttttattagtttttttatttgtgattatGGTGTATGTAGTGTtgattgatgtgggaaaaattatttaaagcagtttagcaTAAGGTAACATAACAAACATGGGGgtttgaatacttttgcaaggcactgtgcGTGTCTATATACATACTAGGGccgtcaaatgattaatcgcatacaaaataatagtttgagtttgcctaatatatgtgtgtgtactgtgtgtaattattatgcatatataaatacaaacattcatgtatttatttaagaaatgtttacaagtatatgtatttatatttgtttttacatataacatatatacatacacacacacacactatatatatatgtgtgtgtattaatatatgtatacacacacacacacatatatatatatatatatatatatatatatatatatatatatatatatatatatatatatatatatatatatatatatatatatatatatatatatatatatacacatacacatatatatatgtgtgtgtgtgtgtgtgtgtgcatatatatacatatatatatacacacacacacaaatatacatatGACAAATTAGCACTGTTTTTCTGTCCACTCAGATGTAAGGCTAAAATTAAATCAATCtgtcaataaaaattaaacaactcAAACAGCAAATTCAGTATTTGGGTTTGCCCTCCTTGTACCCTCAGTGGTAACCAATCCCTCAAAAACATCAGCTTAAGTTACAGCTCATTCCATATGCTGTTGGCCTGCTGGCAGATGGGTGATTCCACAAAGCACTGAAGTAATAACTGAGCGTTGAGTGCATGATCCACTCAAAGAGTCTCATTAGCTCTAACACTTCAGAATTAAAGGAGATAAAGGAAGTTTCTCATATGGAGAACACAGCAGGGATGCAATCTCAAGAGAGGGGAAGGTGAGGCTATCACAGGTGGTCGTTTTCAAGGTCTCAGAGTTGATCAAATGATACAGGCTATTAGACGTTTCTTTTGAACTAGAATTTAATGAACTTTCCAGTTCTTTGCTTGTAATTCTCATACTTGCTACAGTGCGCACGTTAACTCTTTGAAGAACCGGCAATAttccaatatattttaaatgaatgattcttaTTTTTCTGAATTTGATATCCTCagtctttaatataatactCTAAAGTGCTCAGGGATCAGGTGGTTTATTATTGCCCGAAAGAATTCTTGCCCAGGATGAAACACAGAAATACATCAAGCATTTCAATTTGAGTTCTGGGAGGCAGACGGTCATCTGTCTCGATCATGCAGGATGCCAATCTGATCATCTGCATGAACAGACTAAAATTCTGCCCTCCAGCAGAGACAGAAGCGAGTCTGGAGAACTAATGAGTTTAGAATATGCATAAGCCACGTTCTTGGGGGAAAtagtgtatttattcattttgtatgtACTTAAGCTTGGGCCTTTAACCACAGGAATAAAACAGGCATGGGCTTCCTGTCTTTTTGCTCTGGCATTTGAGCATCAACCAGCACGGTAAAGCAACACTGCCTCAACCGATGACATGGGCTTGGGATGGAACTATTTTACTGACTCTCTGCAGACTGAGTATTTGGGGAAACCTGTTGGAAGACAGTTCAattccatttaaaaattaaagttgcAAGCAGTGTTGAAAGGGTCCTCGCACCTGGGCTCACCGCCACCTGGCGAGCGGTGAGCAATGTGCATTTAGAGCGGTAAATACAAGAGTAATacgtcaaagtcatttatatgcaccaaacttcctgctgccagctggtggtgctatgcctataactgaatattggcttgtagatgtcttcaggccaggacctTTAtcaacatatgaagtttggtgcagactgaacatggtatgtttgagttagtgtaaaacatggtatatcctgttgccaacaggtggcgctatacTTATAACTGAAAACTGGCCTTCACACAACGTTTCCTTATATATCATAAGCTTAAGATGATCGTGTTTTCCATTGGTTTCAATGGGTCTATAATGTACTTAAGCTTGCAATGCTTTTGGGAAGCGCAGCTCAGGACTTACCATGCggagtttggggcagattggacattgcatgtttaagctagtacaaaacaagtaatttcctgttgccGGCGGATGGCGCTGtaattataacagaatattagCCTTGAGATGTTTCAGGCCAGGACTCGAACATGTGAAGtctggggcagatcagacattgtacgGCTTACAACAACTTCTTTGAACTTTGAACACtgaactttgtcaggccaccaCGGACACGctctttaacgaaaactcaaggtcttcgcaatttaacatcgcaaaggaGTTCGTTACAACATAAAACATggcacttcctgttgccagtaggtggtgctatgactaaCTAAATATGGGCATGTAGATCTCTTCAGGACAAGGCTCTAATCAAATGTGCATattggtgcagattggacattgtaagCCTgggttacaacaacttcctgtttcatggcgaaacattgaactttgtcaggccaccaCGGACACGctctttaacgaaaactcaaggtcttcgcaatttaacatcgcaaaggaGTTCGTTACAACATAAAACATggcacttcctgttgccagtaggtggtgctatgactaactgaatatgggcatgtagaTCTCTTCAGGACAAGGATCTAATCAAATGTGCATattggtgcagattggacattgtaagcctgagttacaacaacttcctgtttcatggcgaaacatcgaagttTGTCAGGCAGCCACGGACACGctcttcaacgaaaactcaagatcttcacaatttaacttcACAAAGGGCTTTAATTACACTGATGATCTGTTTAAAtatctaggaggagtttgtttaaatacaatgcctaaaaataacaaaaacaacgcaaaacttgcagagaaaattcaaaataacagacttcctgttgggttctGAAGGTTTTGGCATGTTACATGCATCTACCGAATTTTGTACATGCTCAAGGagcactttgttgaaattttataggtggcagTATAGAggcattttgccacacccacttctgaaacccatatcagatgtaaattttcaccacttttggcatgtgtgcaaagtttcatgagtgtttgagcatgtttaggccctcaaaaacgcgattcattttggagaagaagagagCAATTCCAACAGTGTCCTTGCACCACTGGTGCTCAGGCCCTaattacacacttcacacaagggatagttcacccaaaaatgtaaattctgtcattaattactcaccctcatgtcattccaatcccataagaccttcattcaacttcagaacacaaattagggtatttttgatgaaatccaagagctttctgaccctgcataaacaatGCAACtgccatgttcaaggcccagaaaggtagtaaggacattgttaaaatagtccatgtgacatcagtggttcaaccttaatgttacaaagctccgagaatactttttgtgcgcaaagaaaacaaaaataactttatttgacAATGGGTTTTCTTCCATGTCAATCTCTGCCAcgcgttcacgagagtaccagtCAAAGACTGATGCTGTAAAGAAgttgctgttatttttgttttctttgtagcTTGATGTCACTGGGACAaatttaatgatgtccttactatgttGCTGGGCATTAAATTTGTCAGtcacgttgctgtctatgcagggtcaaaaagctctagaatttcatcaaaaaaaaatcttaatgtgtgttctgacggctttggaacaacacgagggtgagtaattaatgacagaattttctttttggggGAACTATCGCTTTAAGTGAGTCTTTTATAAcaacaaatacaataataaaaaaaaactgattcttGGATTCAGCATCTTATTggctattttattttgatagattctatttacagctattattttattgaatttcaaaaacaaatcatCCATTACCAAagcaaataatatattaattttaatattattcatttaatgaagcaagcattttttgttaatttaattaccTTCCATGAAAAATCTTGTAGGGAGGTGTTGAGGTTGTAGTAACATTAATTGATCTATAGGAAGCGTATGAccttaaattatgcattttgcTGTCTGTGAAGTTTGAGAATGAGCCGTTTGATTTGCTTCCTCTTCCTCTTGATGGTCCTCTGTGAAAACCAGGCCTTCAGATCCATGTTGCAATGGAAAGTTTGAGGTGGGTCCTAAAACAATtagtaaaaacagtttttaaacacaaaattctaactaaactttaaaaacagatgctaatcaaataccttgaGGAAGCTTTCCACATACTGCAGAAGGTAGATGCCACAGTCTGTAAAGTTATCCTGCTGTGGGACGTGGGGGCTCCATCCATTCATCGTTCCATTTCCAAAACTCTGTTCAGAGCCCATTTTGACCTTCCATTCCTCTTGTAAGTACCTTGGATTTATAGAAAATAGATGGCTAGAATGGCAATATTGTCTTGTGTTTAttgatcataaatatttttagttttttcgtTAACTAAGTAATTTTATTGCAAATTCCACCCTTTTAAATACGTCACCCAGGTAAATTTAACTAGTCGGCTGACATGCATGAGGTTTGCTTGGTTTGGAGGCAGATTTCCATTTGTGTGTCAGCAACGAGCCCTTGGAATTGatttaaacaaatgactctttctAGCATACAAACGTCTCCAATGAGATTTGAATGCGGTCCAGTGAAGGACTCTGCTTTCTGAGCTGCCAAACTCCCCCTTGAGGACGACAGCATTTGTCTCATAGGAAACAGTCGTTAATTGGCGACATTTGTTGCTTAATGCAGGATACAGAAGCACAAGAGAAAATGTGTGCTCGCTGTTAACGCACAGGTGCAAAAAATAATCAAGCACTTGAAACAGAAGAAGATAATTACTCTTGGAGCATCTGCACCACTGATGATCTTCCGCTGCAGGTGAGGGAGTCCATGATGAGTATGCATGGCCTACAAACAGACAGTCTATCAAATGACTCGGTACAATGGAGCATTTCATCGACTTGTTACTGCCATCTAGTGATGGGTTAAgggaaaacatggaaacaaaaGCACTTGACTCACTGTGTAGACACATTTTCACTGTTAAGCACAGATCTGTTCTTGACAGTCTGTAATTCAGAAATAGAAAAGGTTAATTCACTCTCTACTGATCTGTTATCGAGTTAGAAAGTGATCAACTAGCAATATTACCTGAACATCATCCTCTGCCTCATCATCTGAAAGGAAGCAGAAACTCTCATCTAAGTCGTCTATCCCtcagtaaaaagaaaataaatgggaGTTTGGAAGAAATGAATAGCTTTCTTCAGGAAGAATGCATTACATTGATTAGAACTGACAGTGAAAACCTTTATAATgccacaaaagatttctaattcAAATTAATGTTCTTTCCAACCttttaaagaattctgaaaaagtatcatggtttcaactaaaatattaagcatataTAAACAGCAACCATTTTTAACagacaataataagaaatgtttctttagcaaactgaaaacaaagaaaaaaagaattacatgttataatatatttaaataaaaaaaaaagtcatttttaattgtaataacattttacaatattacaggttttactgcatttttgatcaaataaatgcagtcatgCCGAGTATGagatttcaaaaaatataaaaatgttttatggttAAAAAGGTGTTTACTGAATTTATGCATTTCAGTTTTTACACCCTCCAGAATGTTGGTCCAGTGTACGTCCATGATATGTACGTTAcagtaaatcacaaaaaaaataaaataaaaagtgtccTCAAATGCTCTGAAAACACTTTAGCTTGTATTAAGTATTTGTGGCTATACATTCGAAACAGAATTTAGTATATATGGGCCATACAGAATTGGTCCGAGttggaaaaaaagcaaaacaaaaaaaaagggtcTTTTCCCAAAAAATTTGTATgcatgcaaattgtataatatccaaggtacacatttctagtaattgtgcagttaactCTCCTATTGTAtcttcagaaagttttggaatatttgtcctctgcccaaatttgtcactactgaaacacagtaatatatcaTGTAATTAGAAGGGTtttattgacctattaagattttgcttacatctacattgtaaaattaaatgaaatagcaaaaaaaaatatttttttcagaggtaaatcaataacaattacattttttaacaatatttcgaGTGTAAtctatgagatttgttgtattttgaatctcatttttctttgtacaaggcaaaaagttgatcatactgttTTCAAACTTAAGGGTTCATTAGTTTGtatatacactgaaccaaaaactatcatgataattcagtatactttatttttggcaaaacatctcatttttcagtagtgactgcacattttcggtagtgacagtggttgctactaaagtattacatcacattacacaagtttatatatatatatatatataaaaatgttacagtCACTACTgtaacatttggtgaagtttcggtaaTGACatctccatatatatatatcaaagaTGTCATTACCGAAACTTGactccatatatatatatcaaagaTGTCAttaccgaaacttcaccaaatgttacAGTAGTGACtgttttcagtagtgacaattttagatactttgaAGCTAGcttaaagatgctaatcagcacatgttTAGCTAGCACAGATCTAAACAGTGGTACACATATAACCACTGAATGTTATAGAATAACTTCCAAAATTTGTGCTTAACTGTAGAAAAAAAGGCATTCGGTAGTGATGTTCCTTAAaattacacacagatttttcatacttttcaaCAGATTTCCCTCAAAATGATGGGCCCTATCTATTCACCACGTAACTCACATAAGAGTGACACATGAATATtttctgatcataaatgtaggggtgtagttaataTCAGTTTCACCCaatagaaacttttttttttttttttttcataatttacaaaaaatataaacttttttcttcagttttaaaaataatcaaaaagatactttgaaaaacaacaatggaaaaataaaaaaaacatacaaaaatgatttctatatcattttcataatttgaaatttaggggttagtgATTGGTACAGCCACCTCCCAGCTGAAActacccaataaatgatgattttatatatatactaaggttattgatattttaaatattattgtgggttttaatagataaaagaATAATCTTAATAAATATCTAAgatatgaataattaaatgctttttaaatgtgttttttagttgtgggacagcagtttggaccaattctgtagagcGGCCCATATATTCTGGTCATGACTCACAGACTTCCATTCATTTCTTTGCTTTTGCAGACTAAAAAGTTAAAACCAACAGTATGAGACATAGCTTAACTTGCATTAAAAGTGTTGCAAGTCACTGCAAAACCAGTGACCAAAAAGAACTGAATGCACAGAGTAGTTgattaaaaattagaaaatgttTTACTCTTTAGTGCTGCATCATGGAGCAGTTTGGATTTTCATAttctctcattaaaaaaaaaaaaaaaaaaaaaaagcagcaaaataattaatttaacagATTCAGTCTTTTATCTTACACCACCACTTTGCTCTGGCACCACATCGGTTTTCTAAATTACCTATGGATTGACTCCATCTGGAGTGCTGTTTTGAGGATTCTGAAGAGTAGAAGAGGGACATGGGATTGGGTGGAGTTTGATCGCAAAGATACTCCACTGAATACCTTCGCCCATTGAGGCTAAGATCCAAACCACTGGTCTGTGAAATCTTGCCAGGAAAACAGATGACAGCCAGGTACCAGTGAGCCCTGAGGACACAGGACACATTGCACAGGAGGGGCTCTTATTAAGACATGCTTACCTAACCTACACAACGTAAAAGTCtgcaagaacatttttaaaagcaacttTGTTAAGAGACTCACATCTGATTAATCGGGACAAATATAAAGTCCTTCTCAAAGAGGTTGACACCTCTGGTCCACGTTTTCACCCGACTGTGCCGGCGCTCTTGAATGCTGCAATACAGTGCAGTGTTAATACCCATTATGTTTacgtacttttttttttaagaccatATTATATACATACGATAAACCTGTAGTTTCTGGAAGCCTTCTATGATCTTTCTGAGTGAGGCGCTTGAAGAAGAAAGAGCTGAACACATGGTACTTGGAGGCATCCTCCTTTTCCTGCTGCCCGCTGACCAAAtacctgaaaaaaaacaagatgtgTGTCATTACAGTGCCAGTGGACTCAAGAACACTGCCACTTCTACAATCCCAACATCTTTAACCTCAGATAGAAGTCTATTATCACATCGTTTAGGAATTCTCCTTCCTCAAGACAGCTGAGGTCCTCCTCTGTGATGGTTAAACCCCCTTTGGCTGGAGGAGGTGGGTACACGACCAGTCTGCAAGAGATGGTGAGAAGAGCTCTTCTAGAAAATAATATCACAATAACTGATCAGCTCAGTTTAGGCCAGCCAACTGACTTTTTGATATCCTGTCTGGGGGACGAAGGAAGCTCTATCAAATCGTCCTCATCACTGTCTGAGACACTGAGGGCTGCAATTTCACATCGATGAGGATCAGGAGAGGCCGAAAATGACACAAAGCCCTGTTAAACATTGAGAGAAAGAGccaaacaactgaaaaacatgttaaaggcatatttattttgctttattgtaCAACTGGTGCtcaatgatttatattttattgattcTCTGGTAATATGAAAGGAAAAGACATGGAAAGGAGAGCGATAAGacaaagaggaagaggaaaagGATTGTaaaagggaaaaagaaaaaggggaattaaaagaaaaaggaaaggaTGAGTAAAGGGACAGGAAAAAGGAATGGAAAAGGAAATGGAAATGAgagaagaaaaatgaaaaggacAGGAAAAATGGACAAGGAAAGAGAAAGCAAGAGAAAGGTAAACAAAAAGGAAGTGAAAGGACaagaaatggaaaaagaaaaatagggAAATGGATGTAAAGAGACAAAGACAGGGAAAGCAAAGGAAATAAATTGAAAGGGAAAAGCAAGCAAGATGAGAGGAAAAAAGGAAATTGAAGTAAAGGGGCAAAGGAAGAGGAAGCAAgagaaaaggaaataaaaaggaagtaaaaggacaagaaaaggaaaaagaaagatgGAAATAAAAAGAACCAGAACAGGGAAAGTGAAAGGGCAGAAAAAatgaaagtggaaaaaaaaagaaaaaaaaaaaaaaaaaaaaaataggaaaatgGATGTAAAGAGATAAAGAAGGAAggcaaatgaaataaaaaaggaaagagGAAAGGTGTAAAAGGATaggaaaaatacaaatgaaatggaaataaaGGGACAGTAAAGAAAATGGAAGTAAAGATACAGGATAGGAAAGGAACAGAACGGAAAAAAGTAAAGGGACAGGGGAAAGTAAAGCAAAAGGAAATGAAAATGAGATAGGAGGAGGAAAGGAAAGTGGAACAGAAAGGAAAAATGGACAAGGAAAGGGAAAGGAAGTAAAGGGTTAAAAGAAGGGGAAGCAGGAGAAACGGAAATAACAAGGGAATAAAGAGGAAGTGAAAAAGGAAGTAAAAGAACAAGAAACAGACAAAGAAAAATGGAAGTAAAAAGAACCAGAAAAGGAAAAGTAAAACGACAGAAAAaagtaaaggaaaaaaaaaaaggaaatggaaACTGGAAgcgaaaggaaaggaaagaaaatagGAAAAAGAGACGAAGACAGGGAAAGCAAAGGAGATTAAAAGGACAGGAAAAAAGGGGAAAGGAAAGGGAAAGGGGGGAGGGGTAAAAGGACAGGGAAAATGACAGTaaaggaaaatgaaaatgagacagaaggacagaaaaaagaaaaggaaaggaaaaatgGACAAGGAAAGGAGAGGTAAACTGAAAGGGGAAAGGGAAAGGAAAAGGGACAAAAGAAGGGGAAGCAAGAGGAAAGGAAATAAAAAGGAAGAGAAAAAGGAACaagaatctgaaaaataaaaatggaaataaatagaACCGGAAAAGCGAAGGTaaaagcacagaaaaaaaaattcaggaaacCAACAAGGGATAATGGTAGTGATAGAAAAGAGAACAGAAAAAGGATAGGAAAATGAATGTGAAGAGACAAAGATATGGAAAGCAAAGGGAAAAGGAAGGAAAAAGACaggaaaaaggaaaggaaaggaaaggaaaggaaaggaaaggaaaggaaaggaaaggaaaggaaaatgagacaaaaggaggaatgaaaaattaaaggaaagaaaaaaaaaaaaatttacggTTGTCACAACCACATTCTATAACTGAACTCACACTCGTTAACTTTCAGGACTCACACCCGCATTCTCGGAAAACTCACACTGTGTGAACAGAACAGGACTGCACAACTAGTTGTCCGTCACAATGCGAGAGAGACGCTCTGCTCCACAAACGCGCGTCTACCGTATGTTGCGTGTTTTTTCATGTGTGGTTTCAGTAACTTACAGTGGCGGAGAAATGAGCTGCGTGTCATCTGAAAGGtttatatccagtctccaccGGAGCCGCTCCCATCAATTTTGTGTTCTGTGTGCAGCTCAAACGCTCCACTCGACCCccaaatttaaaagctgctaaaAGTTGGTAAATGATGGTTTGATGGATGAACTCATGGCTCTATTCGACTGAGATGATGATAAGACTTCCCgttttaaatgcggttgtcaatcccaaaactTAGCGTGAACGTAgccaaaagagaaaaagaatagggaaataaatgtaaagagaCAAAGATATGGTAAGCAAAGGAAATAAAAAGGAAAGGgaaaatgaagtaaaatgacAGGATAGAAAtggaacagaacagaaaaacaaaactttgaaaaagtttgaaacaCCTGACTCATGACAGGAAGTTCATCTTCTTCAGGGTGAAGCGCAGCATACTAAACAgagcaaaataaaatggatGTTATAGGAACTGACATCAAAAAGAAAGCAACAGTGCTATACCGAGCAAAACAACTGAAGAGCACTTGTCATTTTTAAGTTCAGATAGGTCCTAATGGTCATTTTGTCCACTTGATCACCATAATAAATAgtcatttacattaatttgatCTTTGATTGGTTAATGCAAGGAAATAAGAAACCGCATGACTTTcctcaaaaagaaaagaaaacacggGTTTGGAATGTGATGATATCATGATAAAAGtaacaaacattttaactaCATGTCATCATGACCCACCTCCTGTTTTCGTACACACTGATGTGTCTTCAGTCTGTTACTGGCTTCTTTAAATGACAGCTTAGCTGGAAAACAGCTGATATCATTACGCTTGCCCATTTCTGTGA
Above is a genomic segment from Labeo rohita strain BAU-BD-2019 chromosome 17, IGBB_LRoh.1.0, whole genome shotgun sequence containing:
- the senp6b gene encoding sentrin-specific protease 6 isoform X4 encodes the protein MDALRYVKLEVRSFGQDRKNISKIKPLKGNAVGLNLLGMRTILTDQSASTVKSESKAEPVKRCFEQPFKRFSYALQSTWRSDTRKHLDSPSVDVLSSNEEKETKDELDTQYEDVFSFADTDIFMGQKKFSFKNPDQTSPKKQILRKYRMRDEFGNIIRHVRMKNPSAKKAALPKSPNRCVERRLNSLTLNIKCFKVGTLTKTFRRSDALTAQCTFTVDYIEIANKGRIEASDLIGCEWCNVQKLPAVFLQTTPETCLHLQVLLDMFEDDSKMWCDCQSRNEYEKYVVLIFENELTLPEQITLEEIFTEMGKRNDISCFPAKLSFKEASNRLKTHQCVRKQEYAALHPEEDELPVMSQGFVSFSASPDPHRCEIAALSVSDSDEDDLIELPSSPRQDIKKLVVYPPPPAKGGLTITEEDLSCLEEGEFLNDVIIDFYLRYLVSGQQEKEDASKYHVFSSFFFKRLTQKDHRRLPETTGLSIQERRHSRVKTWTRGVNLFEKDFIFVPINQMAHWYLAVICFPGKISQTSGLDLSLNGRRYSVEYLCDQTPPNPMSLFYSSESSKQHSRWSQSIDDEAEDDVQTVKNRSVLNSENVSTQPCILIMDSLTCSGRSSVVQMLQEYLQEEWKVKMGSEQSFGNGTMNGWSPHVPQQDNFTDCGIYLLQYVESFLKDPPQTFHCNMDLKAWFSQRTIKRKRKQIKRLILKLHRQQNA
- the senp6b gene encoding sentrin-specific protease 6 isoform X1 — its product is MDALRYVKLEVRSFGQDRKNISKIKPLKGNAVGLNLLGMRTILTDQSASTVKSESKAEPVKRCFEQPFKRFSYALQSTWRSDTRKHLDSPSVDVLSSNEEKETKDELDTQYEDVFSFADTDIFMGQKKFSFKNPDQTSPKKQILRKYRMRDEFGNIIRHVRMKNPSAKKAALPKSPNRCVERRLNSLTLNIKCFKVGTLTKTFRRSDALTAQCTFTVDYIEIANKGRIEASDLIGCEWCNVQKLPAVFLQTTPETCLHLQVLLDMFEDDSKMWCDCQSRNEYEKYVVLIFENELTLPEQITLEEIFTEMGKRNDISCFPAKLSFKEASNRLKTHQCVRKQEYAALHPEEDELPVMSQGFVSFSASPDPHRCEIAALSVSDSDEDDLIELPSSPRQDIKKLVVYPPPPAKGGLTITEEDLSCLEEGEFLNDVIIDFYLRYLVSGQQEKEDASKYHVFSSFFFKRLTQKDHRRLPETTGLSIQERRHSRVKTWTRGVNLFEKDFIFVPINQMAHWYLAVICFPGKISQTSGLDLSLNGRRYSVEYLCDQTPPNPMSLFYSSESSKQHSRWSQSIGIDDLDESFCFLSDDEAEDDVQTVKNRSVLNSENVSTQPCILIMDSLTCSGRSSVVQMLQEYLQEEWKVKMGSEQSFGNGTMNGWSPHVPQQDNFTDCGIYLLQYVESFLKDPPQTFHCNMDLKAWFSQRTIKRKRKQIKRLILKLHRQQNA
- the senp6b gene encoding sentrin-specific protease 6 isoform X2, which translates into the protein MDALRYVKLEVRSFGQDRKNISKIKPLKGNAVGLNLLGMRTILTDQSASTVKSESKAEPVKRCFEQPFKRFSYALQSTWRSDTRKHLDSPSVDVLSSNEEKETKDELDTQYEDVFSFADTDIFMGQKKFSFKNPDQTSPKKQILRKYRMRDEFGNIIRHVRMKNPSAKKAALPKSPNRCVERRLNSLTLNIKCFKVGTLTKTFRRSDALTAQCTFTVDYIEIANKGRIEASDLIGCEWCNVQKLPAVFLQTTPETCLHLQVLLDMFEDDSKMWCDCQSRNEYEKYVVLIFENELTLPEQITLEEIFTEMGKRNDISCFPAKLSFKEASNRLKTHQCVRKQEYAALHPEEDELPVMSQGFVSFSASPDPHRCEIAALSVSDSDEDDLIELPSSPRQDIKKLVVYPPPPAKGGLTITEEDLSCLEEGEFLNDVIIDFYLRYLVSGQQEKEDASKYHVFSSFFFKRLTQKDHRRLPETTGLSIQERRHSRVKTWTRGVNLFEKDFIFVPINQMAHWYLAVICFPGKISQTSGLDLSLNGRRYSVEYLCDQTPPNPMSLFYSSESSKQHSRWSQSIDDLDESFCFLSDDEAEDDVQTVKNRSVLNSENVSTQPCILIMDSLTCSGRSSVVQMLQEYLQEEWKVKMGSEQSFGNGTMNGWSPHVPQQDNFTDCGIYLLQYVESFLKDPPQTFHCNMDLKAWFSQRTIKRKRKQIKRLILKLHRQQNA